In Marasmius oreades isolate 03SP1 chromosome 3, whole genome shotgun sequence, a single window of DNA contains:
- a CDS encoding uncharacterized protein (BUSCO:EOG09264E6Z): MIVIGLTGGIATGKSTVSSLLQTKYQMPVIDADILARKVVEPGTSALRRIVQTFGPEVLLTDGSGALDRKKLGSIIFNDEKKRKQLNAIIHPAVRWAMFCGVVKCWLRGESICVLDVPLLIESKIWRYVWGVILVYTPPDIQIERLMNRDQSSKEDAMSRINSQLPIHEKLDYANYVVVNDGTLKDLEEGLSSVVQRLRTETGWTWRLTWFPPLGILSAASVLAYRLLWVKLPVQR, translated from the exons ATGATAG TAATTGGCCTAACTGGCGGAATTGCGACCGGGAAGTCCACCGTATCTTCCCTTCTTCaaaccaaataccaaatgcCGGTCATCGATGCGGATATTCTTGCACGTAAAGTTGTCGAACCTGGGACATCTGCGCTTCGTCGTATCGTTCAAACATTTGGCCCAGAAGTATTGCTGACAGACGGATCTGGCGCTCTCGACCGCAAGAAGCTTGGATCAATCATCTTCAATgatgagaagaaaagaaagcagCTGAATGCGATAATCCACCCAGCTGTGAGATGGGCAATGTTTTGTGGGGTTGTAAAGTGCTGGTTGAGAGGGGAGAGCATTTGTGTGTTGGATGTGCCGCTACTTATTGAGAGCAAGATTTGGAGATATGTTTGGGGAGTCATATTGGTTTATAC CCCACCAGATATCCAGATAGAGCGATTGATGAATCGAGACCAGTCTTCCAAAGAGGACGCCATGTCGCGAATCAACTCTCAGCTGCCGATCCACGAAAAGTTGGACTATGCAAATTATGTAGTCGTGAATGATGGTACTCTCAAGGATTTGGAAGAGGGGTTGTCATCTGTAGTTCAGCGGTTGCGCACAGAGACCGGCTGGACTTGGAGGTTAACCTGGTTCCCGCCGCTCGGAATCTTGTCTGCAGCGTCTGTTTTGGCCTACCGCCTTCTGTGGGTCaagttaccggtgcagagaTAA